The Chitinophaga pinensis DSM 2588 region TAGGTGCAACGCTTACATTTAAAGGGAGTGTATCAGGCAATAAATGGGATCATAGTGGCAAGAGCTCAAAAGGAGATCCTATCCATGAAGAATGGACACGTAAGTAATGTCGCACTGACGCGTAATATGAAATCTTCGTTAACAAGCCGTAACTGTATTGCATTGCTTTCAGCATGACTATATTTTCGCGCTTATGAAACCTATATTTGCCAGCATTACATTGCTACTGCTGTGTTGTTTAGCCCATACACAGTTGTTCGCCCAGACCACGCAAGCCTCCATTGCAGGGGTCGTTGCAGATGAAAACAAACAGTTGATTCCCGGTGCATCCGTGCTTGTCCGGAATGAATCTACTGGTTTTAGTAGCAGGACCATTACAAACACAAAAGGTGAATTCCTGCTGAAGGAATTGCCACTCGGTGGACCATACACCGTAACCGTATCTTTCGTAGGCTACAGCGAACAGAAACTTTCCGGCTACGCGCTTAACCAGGGAGATATCGTCAGGATCAATGTAGGTATGAGATCTTCTACCGTAGGGATGAAAGAAATCACCGTTTCCGGTAATGCACTGAAGAACAAAACAGAAAACTTTGGCGCTGCTACCACTGTTACTGCGCGTGATATCGCCAGATTACCGGTGAACGGACGTAACTTCTCCTCACTCATTGATCTCTCTCCATTGAGTAGCGGCGGTAACCTGGCAGGTCAGCTGGGCTCTTCTACCAACATTACCATCGATGGTACCAGTGCGAAAAACCCGACTTCCAGCAGCGGAACGAACGCCCGTATCGGCGGTCCTTACGCATTATCCATGGAGGCGATCAGGGAATTCAAAGTCGTCACTAACCAGTACGACGTAACGTTTGGCCGTAGTGGTGGTGGTACCATCAGTACGGTAACAAAATCAGGTACCAATACCTTCTCAGGGAGCGCCTTCCTGTTTTACAGAGCGGATCAGCTGTCCTCCAATTATGACATCCGTGGTGCGAAGCGTGTCAATGACTTTTCTACCAAACAGTTCGGTTTCACCTTATCAGGACCGATTGTAAAAGACAAAGCGCATTTCTTCGTCGCATGGGATCGTCAGGCAGATGCCCGCCCTTTACAGCTGGCAGATATTCAGTCACCTGCAGATGAAAAACGTCTGAACGTTACACAAAGTACCCTGGATAATTTCCTGAACATTGCCCGTGGCAAATACGGTGTGTCCAATGCACCTCAGTTCGGCTCTTTCGATAAGAAAAGAAGCACAGATGCGATCTTTGCCCGTGTAGATATCCAGCTGAGTGAGAAAAGTCTGCTGACACTGCGCGACAACTATATCAGTGACCGCGCACCATTAGGTCGGGACGATAATACCTCCATCAACCTGTATGAAGTATATGCGGATGCAAAAGCTGTGAACAACAGTATCCTCGCTACTTTACGTACGGTGCTGAACCCACGGCTGACAAACGAACTGAAAGTACAACACCTGTATACCTTTGAAGAAAGTTCACCGGGTAGCCAGTTGCCAAAACAGAACATTCCTCGTGCAATCATTGAACGCGTAGAATCAAATGTGGGTGGTAACAGCGTATTTACCAATATTCAGTTGGGTGGTCAGCGTTATTCTCCGGAACACTTCTATAACCACGTCGTGCAACTGGTAGATAACGTTTATTTCAGTACCAATAAGGCCAACTTTACCTTCGGTACAGATATCATGTATAGTCACATGAACTCCCTGTATGGTAGTGAAATGAATGGTCGCTTTTACTTTACCGGTCTGGAGAATTTTAACAACATGACGCCATACCGCTATGCACGTGAAGTAGCGCTGGCGGATGACCCAAGCATCAACCAGAATGTGGTAGCAGGCGGCCTGTATGCACAGATGCAGACCAAACTCTTCAAAGGTTTTGAAATGATTGCCGGTATCCGTGCTGATTATACTACCTATCTGAATAATGCCAACTTCAACCCGATAGTATACCAGGAACTCGGACTGCGTACGGATAATAAACTGAATACATTCCAGTTACAGCCGCGCTTACAGTTCAACTGGGATATCAATGATAAACACAAAGACTACCTGCGTTTTGGTGCAGCGATCTTCGGTTCCGATATCAACAACTATGCAATGATCAATAACCAGTTGTTTGATGGTACCAAGGTACTGACAGTAGATATCCAGAACGTAGGCGTACCTGCGCCTAATTTCGTGGAATACCGTAAGAATCCTTCATCTGCGCCTGGTAAAGAGTTGTTTGACCAACTGGGACTGGACCGTCAGGGTACCATTAACATGAATGGTAAAGACGCCCGTATCCCGGTAGTATACAAAGCGAATATCTCTTACAACCACTTCTTCAATGAGCGCTTTAAAATGGGTATCACTGCTTTCATGACCCTGGCGCGTCATAACTACATGTACGTAGACCGTAACATGGTCGACAATCCATTGTTCACGCTGCCCAACGAAGGCAACCGCGGCGTCTTTGTACCTTTGGATAGTGTGAAGAGAGCAACAGGTAACTCCAACTGGATGGACGGCCGTAAGAGCAAAAAAGTGGGTCGTGTACTGGAGCTGAACAGTGAAGGGAAGGTGAACCAGTTTGCTTTTGTCGTAGATGGTACCTACCGTTATTTCAGAGATGGTGAGATCTCCTTCAGCTATACCTGGAATGATGCAAAAGATAACACTTCCTATAATGGCGACG contains the following coding sequences:
- a CDS encoding TonB-dependent receptor; protein product: MKPIFASITLLLLCCLAHTQLFAQTTQASIAGVVADENKQLIPGASVLVRNESTGFSSRTITNTKGEFLLKELPLGGPYTVTVSFVGYSEQKLSGYALNQGDIVRINVGMRSSTVGMKEITVSGNALKNKTENFGAATTVTARDIARLPVNGRNFSSLIDLSPLSSGGNLAGQLGSSTNITIDGTSAKNPTSSSGTNARIGGPYALSMEAIREFKVVTNQYDVTFGRSGGGTISTVTKSGTNTFSGSAFLFYRADQLSSNYDIRGAKRVNDFSTKQFGFTLSGPIVKDKAHFFVAWDRQADARPLQLADIQSPADEKRLNVTQSTLDNFLNIARGKYGVSNAPQFGSFDKKRSTDAIFARVDIQLSEKSLLTLRDNYISDRAPLGRDDNTSINLYEVYADAKAVNNSILATLRTVLNPRLTNELKVQHLYTFEESSPGSQLPKQNIPRAIIERVESNVGGNSVFTNIQLGGQRYSPEHFYNHVVQLVDNVYFSTNKANFTFGTDIMYSHMNSLYGSEMNGRFYFTGLENFNNMTPYRYAREVALADDPSINQNVVAGGLYAQMQTKLFKGFEMIAGIRADYTTYLNNANFNPIVYQELGLRTDNKLNTFQLQPRLQFNWDINDKHKDYLRFGAAIFGSDINNYAMINNQLFDGTKVLTVDIQNVGVPAPNFVEYRKNPSSAPGKELFDQLGLDRQGTINMNGKDARIPVVYKANISYNHFFNERFKMGITAFMTLARHNYMYVDRNMVDNPLFTLPNEGNRGVFVPLDSVKRATGNSNWMDGRKSKKVGRVLELNSEGKVNQFAFVVDGTYRYFRDGEISFSYTWNDAKDNTSYNGDVANTATLSLMVKDDPRNLRSMSYSDNQFRHKVVFYGTLPSFWGFNIGIRYSGIGGTRYSLAVGGNVNGDFVNSNDLAYVFDTKNQNVPEKVRQGLQSILDNPLASESIKDYIRKSSGKVAERNGGVNAFYGIWDMRIANKIKIHKSHFVELSADFFNIANMIKKDWGTIKTLGKQNLYSIGGFDKDTRSYVYNVNVNSGVIVPSGNPWQIQFGIRYGF